One part of the Planctomycetia bacterium genome encodes these proteins:
- a CDS encoding metallophosphoesterase has protein sequence MTTLAYNLVIGIVDLLTLWMVARRGPANGADKSVLRLLAPAIALLAGMGAVTAIGLGEDPFGVMRLACWGLFVHGAVWLIFASAFVWRRSRGLATAGLLAGAGIAAVGIDAFFIEPTALEINHVAISSPKLTKPMKIVVIADFQTDSMGDYERRVLAEVKRQQPDMILWAGDYLQEHRPERWETLRDALSVELARTNLRPPLGSFAVGGNVDDPRWPQIFDGFPVHVFEHNDQVEAGEVAVTGLAMRQSFRTDVRITPSEQFHIVLGHCPNFALGEVDAD, from the coding sequence TTGACCACGCTGGCATACAACCTGGTAATTGGAATCGTCGACTTGCTGACCCTGTGGATGGTCGCCCGAAGAGGACCGGCAAATGGTGCGGACAAGTCGGTGCTGAGACTTCTTGCGCCGGCCATCGCCCTGCTAGCCGGAATGGGGGCCGTGACGGCCATCGGGTTGGGTGAGGATCCGTTCGGCGTGATGCGTCTGGCTTGCTGGGGGTTGTTCGTCCATGGGGCCGTCTGGCTGATCTTTGCCTCGGCGTTCGTGTGGCGGCGGTCGCGAGGCTTGGCGACCGCGGGACTGCTAGCGGGAGCCGGCATCGCTGCCGTGGGCATCGACGCGTTTTTCATCGAGCCGACGGCGCTGGAAATCAATCATGTCGCCATTTCGTCGCCGAAGCTGACGAAGCCGATGAAGATCGTCGTCATCGCCGATTTTCAGACCGACTCGATGGGCGATTACGAACGCCGCGTGCTGGCCGAAGTGAAACGCCAGCAACCAGACATGATCCTTTGGGCCGGCGATTACCTCCAGGAGCACCGCCCAGAACGCTGGGAAACGCTGCGCGATGCTCTGAGCGTGGAGTTGGCACGGACCAACTTGCGCCCGCCGCTCGGCTCTTTCGCGGTCGGGGGCAACGTGGACGATCCCCGCTGGCCGCAGATTTTTGACGGATTTCCGGTTCACGTGTTCGAGCACAACGATCAAGTCGAAGCGGGCGAGGTCGCCGTAACCGGGCTGGCGATGCGGCAATCGTTCCGAACTGATGTGCGAATCACTCCTTCGGAGCAGTTTCACATCGTACTTGGACATTGCCCCAATTTCGCTTTGGGTGAGGTCGACGCCGACC